Genomic window (Arachis hypogaea cultivar Tifrunner chromosome 13, arahy.Tifrunner.gnm2.J5K5, whole genome shotgun sequence):
TATGTCAGTGTGAATGTCTCATTTTTGGTTTTGTTAATGCATAGACGTACAATAGTGTTTGGGCCTATCAAACATGGAAAGCCCAATCACAAAGTTCACAATAAATTCGTAACAAAGTTATTAATGAATGGAACCGATAAAAAACACGTAAGTAGTACCTCGTCTATATGGGTCTCTAGCACCCATAAGTaccaaaatcaaagaaaaatgctTTGCTTCCCAAAATCAAGAGTTTTAAAAACATTAAAAGTCTTAATTCCAAGTATCAATTTACGtgttttcttcctttgtttttcACTTTTATGATATATTACGTGGTTGACTATTTACCTGCTTAAAAGTtggattttcttttctaaattataTTTCCCTAGAACATAATAAAAAGATATCAAGAAATGAAGATAAAATATTTGGACTAGTTGGTACCTCATCTAGTAATGTACATACAGATAAACAATATCACACCAAAATcgaaataattaaaagacaagAAGAAATTAGTAATGACAGGCGGCGAAATCTTGCATGTTGTGTAACATTGCTAAACTTCCGTTAACTTCTATACACAAATATAGCCATCAAAAACAAGGAGATAGTAGTAGAATACTTGTTTCACATTATTTATGGGAATTAGTCGTTGTCATATATGTAttcataaaaatatcaaataatgtTATATACTTCAGAAGAAAATTTTGGTATCCCtttcaattatattatttaacaacCGTATTACGTGTTTATCAAAATTCAGTGACAAAAATCaatattagtataaaaatatatattaaaaataaattaaattatatatatttattcacgaatatataataattaattttaataattaattttattgtataaataatatttttggttatttaattaatatatatggcATATCTCTCCTAACTAAGGCACACAAAAGGAATCTCCCTTTCGATATTTCGCCGAGTGAGGTCGTTTTTCTTACAACCAGAATCCATGATCTTTTGACGCGTTTTTGAGAAGAGAGTATATATATGAGCATATATTTTTAAATGAtgtttgtattatttatttttttgtatatttttttaaatacgtataaaaagtttttttagttaattaattttagttagtttttattataaaattaattttttatttttattattcttagaatttaaaatataaaatttatgataaaaatataattcaaaaataaaaataacaaatattgatgaaaaattattaatttccttattaaattcaacttatatatatataaaagacaaaattttattttgtctaaatttttatcaattatttctaatattaaaagtaaaaaaatgagatatacaAGTGATATATTCtcaaccttttttttttggacttttgGTTCTTTTTATGTTGCTTTTTTAGTGCCCTTTTCCCTCTTTTTGTTTGTAGTTGAATGAGTGGGTATTAAATGTGTTCAAGTTATTCCAGTGAACATTCATTCATATTCCAGCTGTCGTCCTTAGATAGTTTCCATTTGAGCCACTTGATGAGTCATCTCTTTGCATTGCATAGCCTATGAATGGGTTTTCAACTTGCATTGCCATCCCTGGTTTTGTTGCTATTCATAGTATAGCACGAACCCAACATGTCCAGTGTTCACGGTTCACTTGAGCAGAGGAAGACGCCTATGTTCATATATACCGGAGAAATTGAACCATAGAAAAGTTAGACTGGCAAGTGATTAGGCAAAAAGTAATGGAAAAACTCAGTGGAAGGACTCCCCTAAAATGCATCTTATACCAGTATGTAAGATTGTTTCTTGTATCCTCCAGATCTCGCAAACCTGAAACCCCAAATGTCAAAATGTTAATCAATTATACAACTAGAATAAAAGCCAAATAATTTCAAGTTGTGaaaattagagaaattaaaaagGGTCCCTCAAGGAAAGATAGGATAAGGCCATACCGgccgaaagaaaggaaaaagggaaCGCATTAAAGAAAAATGCGAAACAGGACAACTCATACAGCCAGAAcaagattaaaataaataaataaaacaaaattaaacgtCAATGAAGCATCTTCTCGTCTTCGATATGATATTGtcaagaaaaaaaatccaaaaaggacgaactcacTCACCATCACTAATTTGGATCGAAACGAAATCTGACTGGAATTCATTAATGGTcaaagcaaggatcacaatcTAAAACTCCAATCCTTCCCAGCGATTTATATCACATATGTACACATTTATATAATTATCTTTAAATTCACATCCTTTTCTTAATTAGTAAAATAGTTTCTTAATTGTTGTTCTGTTCCATCATCCGTGGATCGAAGCTAAGCTGGCACTAGTGCCAGTGGTTGCAGTTGTTTACGAGGTAAACAACACCACCGGCGTTTCCCGGGACACGGTAACCATAGCAGGGGAAAGCGGAATTTCTCGCAGTGACAGCGGATTTCTTGGTTCCGGTACACATTTGGGCGCGAAACGACGACGTCgaggatgaggaagaagaagaggaagaagaggatggCGTAGTTTTGGCGGTGGATGAATAGGAAAGGAAGAGCCTGATCTTGGAAGATGAAACGCGGTCGTATTCCTCGAGAAGGTTAGCGAGATCCTCATCGGAAGTGATGGAGACCAAGGCGTCGAGGTCCTCGGTAGGTAGTTGGCAGCGGAGGTGAGTGACGGGGGAACCGCACAGGTCTCCCAGCTTCACAAGCAGCCCTGTAACGGAATTCGGTTATTATGTCTCGAAACTTGTAAGTGGTAACTgacaaaacaaactaaaaaaggACAGTAGTGGTAGTTGGTTGGTGAGTAGCGAACTAACTAACCGGAGAAGGCAGTGGAGCGAGGGAGGGAGAGGAGGCGGGTGTGGCCGCCGAGGTAGCGGAGCTTGCCGTCGGGGTAGCGGGGAAGAATTTTACCGTCGTAGCTGCAGAGGAACTTGAGGTTGTCGCCGCCCATCGTGGTGGTGTGGCCGCGCTTTCTCTTCAAGCCTAACAATAGAACCACTCCTCACTTATTTATATAGGGATTTAATAAGGCTACGAGAATCGTGATAATAATTATAGTTGCGTCACTTGTGTAAATTGGATTcccctctctcttttttcttttctttttaaaaataaattattccaatGGCGTATAAGTGCAAGAAAATGATAGATGAAAATCCAGAAGAACCTTCAAATATTAtctgaatttaaaatataaaataaaatatattattaaattattaaactaaataaattaaaataattaaattaatagttaaataataattaaaaataataaattttgataatttttaatatttaaaaaaaaataaattgcaaataTAGGCGGAAATAAAAAGCGCAGCTTTGGTTAAAAAATAATAcgctattaaaaataataaataaaataataagctataaatttaactttttttaaaaaatatatgtaattcgtttgaaaattaaaaaagaatggtTAATCTAATTTGTAGATTATTGTCTTTTAAATTTCAAGTACTTATATAACATAACAAAAGTGAGAGATAAGATATATGTTTAGTTAATGACAAGTGAAATACTCAGTTATTTAACAAGGGAATTTAGGGTACTTATTAGCAAAATTTTATATTctttggatgatattttgaacAAGTAGAACTTTGGCATGTGTGAAATGTGGAATTTATGCCGTCAATAAacaattttattctttattaataTCCAAATATATTTAGTCAACACTTTATTAGATTTTGACAAATCGTAATTGCTAAATATATAAGTTTGAAGAACATCTCCAATATAATGATTTTAGAATATtacttttgatattttaaaaaataaattaatttaaaattaaaatttatattaaaagtaattgataaaaaaatatattattttagaaatataatattattttaataaaaaactaataaaattttattattcatataattatgttgataaaataattaaaaataatataaaattttaattaaactaaGATTAAGAATTAGAgagacaaattttatttttaattttaaatcattttttataaCATATGTCCCATAAATATTTATGTATCATTTTGTAGgatccaaaataaaattaaaattaaatctagCATTAAAAGATACTCTaacaaaatgaaaagaaaaaaattatagaataaaaaaattaatgaaattaaagaaaaatagaaaaagaattaattaaatcaaaagagAATTAGGAAGGATATAATTTTATGAGAAtagaattcaaaaaaatatcaattactaatttttacttgattaattacatttttattatttctatttataataaattatattaactaataaaattatcctaattggattttagatttattttcacTCGTTACATGTCATGCGTaaatttttgagttagagaataATAATTTGtgctaaaaaaaattgtaatatgTAGATTCATTTATCTAATAAAGTAAAAAgttgtaaatttaattaataattaaagttTGTCCGAAACTTTCAAAATTGATTTACGGCatcatctttttctttccttttatttcAAGAAAAGATATAGGGACGTTTACTCAAGTGTAAATAAATCAATCAAATGAAACTATGAAAGGGCGTCGCAGGAGttaattagttatatatatatggctaaaaGGTGCCCCAAGATTTGTGGTGAATCATATTGAAATGCAGTGTTATTCACATTGGCAACTTGGATGCTACTTCATACATGCTAGCATCCACATCtacatttatatattatttaagttGGTATCATCAAGACTTGGACTATACATGGACACCAATCTTCTACATTCTCTAATGATGAAAAAGGGCTACTTTTCCTTGTTAcaaataatgagaattttgccTTAACCAAATAATTATTCTCTAATATGACTCGTCTATGACTTCCACGATCAATCCCCCTCTCATAATTGCATTTAATTTGGGATTGCCATATCCTCTTATCCTATATCATCTCACCAATGGCCACCAAATTAATCATATAAGAATAACGAGAGTGTTAGGTAACTAATAACTATTTTGAATAAAacgaataattattaattaaataaaaatatattatatttttaaattatttatttaaattttaatattaaaataatcatatatacacttaataaaatgaacattcaatatatctattattcacgttatttaatatttttattgtctacttatatttttttaagaataatatctcattttatcTATGACGTCACCAAGCTAATTGAGTACCGTATTTCATGCTTTTATCCATCATATGTCATGTCATCTTAATCTCTATCATTAATCTAAGGTTAtcctattaattaatataatctgAATTAAGCATGTGTATGTCATCCAAATGTTAGAGACGAGTAAGAGTAAATATTATTGGCAGTTAACAATAAGTAAAgcgtaatattttaaataaattagtccTAAAATAGTTCAATGGTTTAATtctcaataaattttaattattaaattattttttacttttttattttttaaatctattaattgtcaaatcaaattttgactaaaaaaattagataaattaatctcgtttttttatttgataaaaataaaacatttttaaACAAATcagtttttgttattatttaataaaaaatagaataatttttagattagtttttatatatatgAATGATTTGATATAGGAATTGATTTGTTTaacgaaataaaaatttaaaaactaatttgatgattaaaatttgttaactattaaaatatttgactaaaaaaattttaaatattaatttaaagtattacttataaataaattatctaAATTATGGAAAATGTGATAATAACGAACTTAGACAAAGAATAGCTAGAATTAGAATGATTCTCATGTAGATGTAGATAGATATATCCCTATCTATGAAATTAAGCAGGGGTGATGATACAGGTAACCCTAATTAATTTGGTATAGATGTGACAATGATTGAACTGGTCATATACTGAACCTGACATACGtgaataacaaattaacaataaccATAATAATAACATTATAATGAAACAGCAGCTATAACTATTCAAGTCATCGATGCAATTCTGTGTGAATCAAATACATCCAAATAATAATGTATGGAAatcatttaattgaatttttttaaagggATAGAAGAAAGGGCATTTTAATATTATTGGTGCATATATATAGTGGATAGGGTTGCAGGCCTCAACACGTCATGCAAAATCTCTTCATTCAGAAGTGTTTAATTATCACAAAATAAACAGCGGCCTTGACACTTGACAGCTTCAAGCTTTCAATTCTAATTATTTCAATTCTAATTAATAAGCAATTCCATCTTGTATTATAAACAAATAATTATGTTAGTGGtataataaaattagttaaaatataaaatatatattaaaataaattaaattatattattatttttgatatttatATATGGACTTGTCTTAGAATTAGATCTCTTACTTAAAAACTCTTAAGCTGGACTTTAATATTGTATCTCTTGACTACTCGTTATTTTAGAACTTGTTCCGCTAAATTAATCATATCCCTGATTTCGTCAATTAAGTCCAAACTTTTGTGAGTTGTCGAAGCTCTCAAAAGTATTCGGTTTGGCTTTTCAAGTTCTACTAGAATTACTACATCTTCACTATATGTGAGTTTGAATAGAGTCTCGTTAGTAGTGGAATGCATTGTAGTTTGGTATGACCACAACATTGACATCATACCTTGTCAGCCTAAAAGTTCAATCTAATATTTTCTTAAGCtcatttaaaattatcttattcaCAGCTTCGATTTGCCCGTTTGTCTACGAGTGTTCCACCGAGACATATATTTATCGGATCTTCAAGCCAGacaataattttcgaaactttGAGCCAGTAATAAATTGAATCCCATTATCTATGACAATGGATTTGGGAAACCCAAATCTCACTATAATTTCCTTCCAAACATACTTCTGACATTGAGCAGAGCTGATGCTAGCTAGACAATGGCGTAGCTTCAATTTACTTGGTAAAATAATCTATAGCAACTATAAGATATTTTACTTGTCCAGGTCCTTGTGGAAAAGGTCCCAATAGGTCCAATCCCACTTAGCAAATGGTCTTGTCGGGATAACAGACACGAGCACATGGGGAGTGTTTGGTGGAGGTTGCCGTGTTGCTGACATTTATCACATTTTTTCACATACTCCATGGCATCTTTGATGAGAGCTAGTGAGCCAGTAGTATCCAGCTCAGGTGACTTTATGTGCCAATCATTTTTCTCCTAAGTGATGTCCACAACAATCCTCGTGAACTTCCTATAATACATACATCGTTTGTTGGTTATTTAAGCACTTGAACAGTGGTTGGGAGACACCCCTTTTGTACAGTTGCCCATTTATCATAGTATATTTGACCGCTTTAAGCCGTAATTTCTTTGCTTCCTTAGGATCACTGGACAAAATCCCGTGTTCTAAGTATTCGCAAATTGGATCCATCCAAGTGTTGATCATGGATGAACAGAAAGTCGGAACATCGAGTTTTGTCATAGTGAGTTCTGTAAGCACCTCCTGTATCAATTACGATTTCTAGTTCCGAACTTAGTGCTTGCGAGTTTGGACAATACATCGACTCGTGTATTTTGTTCTCTAGGTACATGCTTTATTGAAAAGGAATCGAAGGATTGTACCTCTTGTTGTACTTTTTTTAAACACTATTGCAGTAACGGATTCTGCGCCTCGTATTCCTAATTAACCTAGGAGGTCACTAACTGTGAATCGCTAAATACGGTTACCTTTGTTGCGCCGACATCCCAAGCTAATGCCAATCCTGCTTCATACTCAACTTGattatttgaaaaaattaaatttaatagagACCTCGATCACCACGTCCTCTCCTTTGGTTAGGATGAGGCCCGCTTCCCCACATACTGGACATTGAAAGTTCCATCCACATGAAGCTTCTAAAGTAGTATGTTGGAATCTGAGTATATCATCTCAATCAAAACATTGACTATCGCTTAAGTCTTGATGGCTGGGTGTAGTTTATAGCGCACATCAAATTAGAATAATTCAATAGATCAATTCATCATCCAACCTACCAagttaaatttttacaaaatttttttgatcGGTTGGTCAGTTCGCATAATTACTaaatagttttaaaaatattGGCGTAACTAACGGATCGACGTAAGTAACGCAAAAGcatgtttttcaatttttaaatattataattcaGGTCCTTGTTAAACTTTACTAACAAAATATACTCAACATTAATGTTTATCCTGATCCTCTAAAATTAAGGCTAAAGCCAAAGTTTTCTTTATTATAGAAACAAAAACTAGTTGTACTTAGATTTTGCCAAATAGGAGGGGATAAAagcaaatttttaaaatattaaaagggAGCCTCACATTTCTCTATCCAAACAAAGTTAATATCTTTTTTCAtgaactatatttatatataaatatatcataataaatttgataattaatttttagtatatatatatagtattttaattaaagaataataattaattctaaCAACCACTTAATCAAAACAACAATCCCATACATGTCGTACcttaattaattctttttatcAAGATTCGCATACAAGCAGTGCATGTGCTGATCATACATGAAAGTGCGGTTTTCTACATTCTTATCCACACACATCCAACTTGTATTAATGGCTAGAAATGCTATGCTTACAAACcatgaaataattttttgttcTAAGTTTCCTCCCATTATTGATTTTTGGACACAAGAAGATAAAGGGAATAGGCAAATTAATGTGAGCGAGCCAATTTTAGGAGCTATTCGAAAGCATTCATCAAAGCCGACTTTTATGGCGTTAATAAACAATtactataaaatattaattttaattagctCTTGCTTTTCTAATAATGTGTTTCATATTGCAAAGGTTATCTACTAactcattaaaaataaaaaaaataaaggttCTGAATTAtctcatatatataaataacatcTTTTTTAAATGTGGTTCTAACAAGTTCACTTCAAATTAAAGTCAGAATGAATATTATAACTTTCTTCAATTATTGTCCTTTTCGGCGGAGAATGATGATGACGTCACGAAAATTATCCTTACAAAAATTAAAGATAGGTTTTGAAATGGGACCTACAGTTACGTTGGAAggctctttaattttcaaaagatAGCAAGCATATCCCACCTCCATATCCTTCGTCCTAGAACACTTTGCCTTGTTCCATCGCCTACATGCGGCTTATGACAAATCATGTAACTTACATTGATTACTATATATACTAAATGCTATAAAGGACAATTCATTACCATGAGCCCGATTATTAATCATTTGCCAAATGAATGAAAAGGAGTAAATTCCCGTAATATAGTTCTTCAGATTCGGGTTATTACTCAATATGGTCTCTGAGATTTTAACTGCACTATTGTAATTCTTTAGATACGACTTCGAACACTATAATAGTTCCTGGACAGCTTTCCAGTGATGAGTCATCACCGACGATCTGATGTGTCATGAAATTGCCACGTTGAAGAGCCAAAACGTTAGCGTTTTGAGTTGGCGCCCCAATTTATTAGTAACGTCGTCGTTTGACCCAAAATAAAAATACGAAACAGACTTATCAAAATCACACCCTCCCTTCACTTGTCTTCTCCACTTTTaccctctatcttcttcttcctcctctcttcaTCAATACCACTACCTTAGGGTTCCATTGGTGAGGTTGAAATTCTTGCACTCAGAAGACATCAAAATCAGGTTTCACTTCATCGTTCGTCTCCTCCTGTGTCAGAAACAAGAGATTCTGCCATTTGTAaaggtaaatttttttatttttttttgcaatgCATGATGGTTTTTGTATATGCTTgtgttgtgagtgtggttgaaaTTATGGTTTTTTTTTCTCCTGTTATTATGGTTCTCGGGTTTGATTAGGTTGGGGTTTCATGAGATGCTCTGTTTGAAAATCATGCTCTGTTTCATGGTCATGAGTGTTCTATTTGATAAAATTCTTATCTGTTGATGTCTGTTATATGAGTGAGTATTGCAATGACTTGTAATGTAGAAAATACTATAAATATTTCTGCTGCAGTTGTCctgtataatatatattttgtctAATTCAGTTCTTATGTATAATGATGAGAATATTTAAAAGATCTATTTTACTTAAGCcactttaattttattagaagATTGGAAATAAACAGCAACATGTTATCACAAAAGCATACTCTTTATTAAGTTGTAGAAGATGTTACGGAACTTGAAACATACATATCTTATTGTTCAATTAAAAATTTCGTGTCTAGGAGTCAATATTGTATTTGTCTTCTACTAAATAAAGTGACTATATCTTGCAAATAATTATGTAAATAGAACAGAAAAATCTGTTTGTGtatatgtattattatttttatttttttttattgaatagttAGTGTAAATAGGACAGAAAAATCTATTTGTGTTTATAATGATTGTCAAGTAAtgggttttgaattttttttttcagatggaAGAGATGTTGGATATTATGTTTCATCATGGGGTGATTTCaaagaagatcaagaaagaacaatagTATATTATCCGGATAATAAGGCTTGTTTAGGTGACCTAGATGTGGATATGTTAGATGTCTTCTATCTGAGGAACTACCATAAAAAGCTTGGTTATGATGAGATAAAGCAATGCTGGTGGCAAGTTCCTAGGAAAAGTTTGGAGAACGGACTAAGAAGCTTGAATAATGACAAGGAGATAAAAGAGATGGTGAAGTATGCTAAGATCAATAACGGAGTTATTGATGTATATTTCGAGCATGGAGCATCACTACCAaaggttttggagggaaatacacaataaaaaaagaattcTCCAAGATTAACACAACCATTACCCTCAAACACCAAAGTTGCCTCAAATACCAAAGGTACACAACCATCATCAACAGTTTTAAAAGATCAAAATCAGACCAAAAAACCCATTAACAAAGTCAGTGGAGCCAAGAACAAACCCACTGGTAGCATCCAGCTCACGAAACCCATCAAGACCACCCAAAACACCAAAACAGATAAAACCAACAAGTCCAAGCAGTCCAACAAAAATAGTATGTCTAGGAGGCCTTGTACAAGGTCTGCTGCCAGAGGATTCCAAAGCAAAGTTTTTAATAATGAGATTCCTTTCGAGGTGTCTTCTGACTCTTATGAGAGTGCAGAAGATAGCCTTTTTAAGCCAAATCTTGATGAAGACAGCTTTTCTGATTCAGATACTGGGGTGAAGAATGTCAACAGTGGGAGTAGAAGTAGGATCAATAAGAACCAGAAGGAGAAGATATTGAGAAATGTTAGTCCTCTAGCTAAAGGAAAGGAGAAGATTCTGGTCGAGGATGATGCATTTGTGCAAGAAGTTAGTAATGAAGAAGTGGATCTTGGTTAGTGAGCCTATTGTTGCAGTTAATATGTGATAGTTACTATCTGTGTTGTTTTACCGTTGTACATAGTTATTATGGTATCGACTTAAAATTCAGGGACTATTATGTGTACTCGTGTTAAATGTGAAGGACTATTATCGAGAGGGTGAGTTTATGTTAGGGACTGTTATGGTGATCGACCATGATTGGCAGGTACTAATACACTATGTGTTATTAAATGATCATGACTGGCAGGGACTAATATCAGCAGTGCAAGAGGTGATGCCCAATGTGCACCATCATTTTTGCGTCTGGCATTTGTGGAAAAATTTTAACAAGAGTTGGAAGGATTTACAACTAAGGGGGCTTTGTGGGAATGTGCAAGGGCAACGACTCATCAAGAGTTCAGGGATGGAATGGACAAGATAAAAAGACTGAATGAAGATGCATGGGCATATTTAGATAAATGGCAAAGAGATGCATGGACTAGAAGTGCATTTAGCCATACGCCGAAGTTGGATAGTATTTGTAACAATGCATGCGAGGTGTTCAATGCAAAGATCAAAGATGCAAGAGCCAAGCCCATTATAACATTGTTGGAGGACGTTCGAATGTTCGTAATGCAGACCATAGCCAAGAACAAGGTGAAACTAAACAATCACATTGGAATGCTCACACCGGTTATAAAGAAACGATTggaaaaatttagaaaagaatcTAAGAATTGGAAGCCTATTTGGACAGGGGACAACGGATACAAAAAGTTTGAGATGCATGGACACCCAACTAATCATGTGGTGGATTTAGGAAAAGGACTATGTACTTGCCAATTTTGGATGCTTAAAGGTTATTTTAATTGTTATAATAATTGTTTTTGTGCTATAGTAATAATCTGATTAATGGTATATGACTAAAACCCATAGTTGTTGTGGCCGTTGTTTGTATGCAGGTATTCCTTGTGTGCATGCATGTGCTACACTGTCTCGGGTTAACAAGCCACCAGAAGACTTTTGTCACTGCTTGCTAACAATGGAGTCATACAGGGAAACATATAATCATCATATTAATCCAATTCCTGGACAACTATTATGGGAGCATGTAGAAGAATATAACAAGCCACATGCaccaaaaataaagagaaaacctGAAAAACTACAGATGAAAAGAAGGATAGATGCTGATGAGAAAGGTGGTGgaggatctaaaaaatctaaAGCTGATCCCAAGCCTCAGAGTAACAATGGAGATAATGTTCATCTAAAGAGGCAATTGGGCCCTTTACTTGCAGTTTTTGTGGTGATAAAGGACATACAAAGAGAGGTTGCAAGAAAAAGAGAGCCTGTGATGCTGCTgcagttgctgctgctgctgctgctgaggctgataagaagaagaaaaatgaaggagGTGTGCCTGCATCTGAGCAGCAACTTCAGCAGCCTCAAGATGATGGTGACCAACGTGATGGAGAAGACAATCCTCTTGTGCAATTTACTGAGATTGCACTAGCCACTTCTGATGCACAACCTGTAGAGATAGGTATATCTCAGCCAACTGCTTCTAATATAAAAGATTCTCAAAAGGTA
Coding sequences:
- the LOC112733854 gene encoding RAF-like serine/threonine-protein kinase PRAF, with translation MGGDNLKFLCSYDGKILPRYPDGKLRYLGGHTRLLSLPRSTAFSGLLVKLGDLCGSPVTHLRCQLPTEDLDALVSITSDEDLANLLEEYDRVSSSKIRLFLSYSSTAKTTPSSSSSSSSSSSTSSFRAQMCTGTKKSAVTARNSAFPCYGYRVPGNAGGVVYLVNNCNHWH